The following are from one region of the Vitis riparia cultivar Riparia Gloire de Montpellier isolate 1030 chromosome 14, EGFV_Vit.rip_1.0, whole genome shotgun sequence genome:
- the LOC117930951 gene encoding phosphoribosylformylglycinamidine cyclo-ligase, chloroplastic-like, which yields MTSNLRANIELSRCFASSGRPCDQKAYVTQQHPCKGTENCFSKRFSLLRMAAGEVRPRRPRNTSLISSMSKNNYGESADMADSLTYKDAGVDIDAGSELVKRIAKMAPGIGGFGGLFPLGDSYLVAGTDGVGTKLKLAFETGIHETIGIDLVAMSVNDIVTSGAKPLFFLDYFATSHLDVDLAEKVIKGIVDGCQQSDCVLLGGETAEMPDFYADGEYDLSGFAVGVVKKDSVIDGKTIVPGDVLIGLPSSGVHSNGFSLVRRVLSKSGLSLKDQLPGEAITLGEALMAPTIIYVKQVLDFISKGGVKGIAHITGGGFTDNIPRVFPKGLGAVIYKDSWEVPSVFKWIQEAGRIEDAEMRRTFNMGIGMVLVVSPEASSRILGDGNGAYTAYKIGEVASDEGVRYG from the exons ATGACCTCAAACTTGAGAGCAAACATAGAGCTATCCCGATGTTTTGCATCTTCTGGTAGACCCTGTGACCAGAAGGCCTATGTCACCCAACAGCATCCATGCAAAGGCACAGAAAATTGCTTTTCTAAGAGGTTTTCACTGCTAAGGATGGCTGCTGGAGAAGTGAGACCAAGAAGACCAAGGAACACTAGCCTTATATCCTCAATGTCAAAGAACAATTATGGGGAAAGTGCTGACATGGCTGATAGTCTTACATATAAGGATGCTGGTGTTGACATAGATGCTGGCTCAGAGCTAGTTAAAAGAATTGCAAAGATGGCTCCAGGGATTGGTGGCTTCGGAGGTCTTTTCCCTCTTG GTGACTCATACCTTGTTGCTGGTACTGATGGGGTGGGAACTAAACTGAAGCTTGCATTTGAAACTGGAATCCATGAAACTATTGGGATTGAtctg GTTGCGATGAGTGTAAATGACATAGTTACTTCTGGAGCTAAGccattattttttcttgattacTTTGCCACAAGCCACCTTGATGTTGACCTTGCTGAGAAG GTTATAAAAGGAATTGTTGATGGTTGCCAACAATCTGACTGTGTTCTTCTTGGGGGAGAG ACAGCGGAGATGCCAGATTTCTATGCAGATGGTGAGTATGACCTCAGTGGTTTTGCAGTTGGTGTGGTAAAAAAGGATTCAGTTATTGATGGGAAAACTATTGTTCCTGGAGATGTCCTCATCGGTCTGCCATCTAGTGGAGTTCATTCCAATGGTTTCTCTCTTGTTAGAAG GGTTCTGTCCAAAAGTGGCCTTTCTCTGAAGGACCAACTTCCTGGTGAAGCTATTACACTAGGTGAAGCTTTGATGGCCCCGACTATTATTTATGTTAAGCAG GTGCTTGACTTTATCAGCAAGGGAGGGGTGAAGGGGATAGCACACATCACAGGTGGGGGTTTTACTGACAACATACCTCGAGTATTTCCCAAAGGCCTTGGGGCTGTGATCTATAAGGACTCCTGGGAAGTCCCATCCGTATTCAAATGGATCCAAGAG GCTGGCCGAATAGAGGATGCTGAGATGAGGCGGACATTCAACATGGGTATCGGGATGGTTCTAGTTGTCAGTCCAGAGGCATCTTCCAGAATACTTGGAGATGGAAATGGAGCTTATACGGCATACAAAATTGGAGAGGTTGCGAGTGATGAAGGAGTAAGATAtggctga